In a single window of the Helicobacter felis ATCC 49179 genome:
- the fdh3B gene encoding formate dehydrogenase FDH3 subunit beta, with the protein MADLTPTKQIPNANRMKFYCDDNRCISCFACSVACSHSNELEVGLNRRKVITLYEGVEGKEKSISIACQHCTDAPCAQVCPVDCFYIREDGIVLHNKETCIGCGYCLYACPFGAPQFPRDGAFGVRGVMDKCTMCAGGPAPTHSKKEMELYGVNRIASGQVPMCAATCSTNALLVGDAGSIANIYRKRVMAKYANAQDFKTKADHQKEGAIP; encoded by the coding sequence ATGGCAGATCTAACCCCCACAAAACAAATCCCCAACGCCAACCGCATGAAATTTTATTGCGATGACAACCGTTGTATTAGCTGTTTTGCCTGCTCGGTCGCGTGTTCGCATTCCAATGAGCTAGAAGTGGGCTTGAATCGGCGCAAGGTGATCACCCTTTATGAGGGTGTCGAGGGCAAGGAAAAATCTATCTCCATTGCCTGCCAGCACTGCACGGACGCGCCCTGTGCGCAGGTTTGCCCGGTGGATTGCTTTTATATCCGCGAAGATGGGATTGTTTTACACAATAAAGAAACCTGTATAGGTTGTGGGTATTGCTTGTATGCCTGCCCCTTTGGTGCGCCCCAATTCCCCAGAGATGGGGCGTTTGGCGTGCGTGGGGTGATGGACAAATGCACCATGTGTGCGGGCGGTCCTGCGCCCACCCACTCCAAAAAAGAAATGGAATTATATGGAGTGAATCGGATTGCCAGCGGGCAAGTGCCCATGTGTGCGGCGACCTGTTCGACTAACGCCCTCTTGGTGGGCGATGCGGGGAGCATTGCCAATATTTATCGAAAACGAGTCATGGCTAAATACGCCAACGCGCAGGATTTTAAAACCAAAGCCGATCACCAAAAAGAGGGCGCGATACCCTAA
- a CDS encoding formate dehydrogenase subunit gamma: MRAILYLMGVGVLSARDLPLDQERILGILPYGQRDTGKLGELWTLWQGHYFLWLFLAVVLGVASGFLLHYLVIGPKQFKHSDQKIPFFTLFNRIIHWIAGVSFILLVPTGLIMIFGDFLGGGAFVRFCRIAHSVGCVVFMVAVLPMLFMWLKDMFFRLADIKWLVIMGGYLSKEKKSVPAYKFNAGQKMWFWIATLGGLVMIASGGILYFNTVDLSAIASFFGLYQISLLRLSALVHNFLGLVMVGFFIVHLYMSLFAIKGALRSMIDGYKEEEEVKVLHSLYYQDQTRA; encoded by the coding sequence ATGAGAGCGATCTTGTATCTTATGGGTGTGGGGGTTTTAAGCGCGCGCGATCTCCCTTTAGACCAAGAGCGAATCTTGGGCATTTTGCCCTATGGACAACGGGACACGGGCAAGCTCGGGGAGCTTTGGACACTTTGGCAGGGGCATTACTTTTTATGGCTTTTTTTAGCGGTGGTGCTAGGAGTTGCTTCTGGATTTCTCTTGCATTATCTCGTCATCGGACCTAAGCAGTTCAAGCACAGCGACCAAAAAATCCCTTTTTTCACGCTTTTTAACCGCATCATCCACTGGATCGCGGGGGTGTCTTTTATTTTGCTTGTGCCCACCGGGTTGATTATGATCTTTGGGGATTTTTTGGGGGGCGGGGCGTTTGTGCGCTTTTGTAGAATCGCGCATAGCGTGGGTTGCGTGGTGTTCATGGTGGCGGTCTTACCCATGCTCTTCATGTGGCTTAAAGACATGTTCTTTAGGCTAGCAGACATCAAGTGGCTAGTGATCATGGGAGGCTATCTTTCCAAAGAGAAAAAATCCGTGCCCGCTTATAAATTCAACGCCGGGCAAAAAATGTGGTTTTGGATCGCCACTTTGGGCGGGCTAGTGATGATTGCTAGTGGGGGGATTTTGTATTTTAACACGGTGGACTTGAGCGCGATCGCTAGCTTTTTTGGACTTTATCAAATCTCGCTCTTGCGCTTGAGCGCGTTGGTGCATAATTTCTTAGGTTTAGTGATGGTGGGATTCTTCATCGTGCATTTATACATGTCCTTGTTTGCGATCAAGGGAGCGTTGCGCTCTATGATTGATGGCTACAAGGAAGAGGAAGAGGTTAAAGTTTTGCACAGCTTGTATTATCAGGATCAAACAAGGGCTTAG
- a CDS encoding tautomerase family protein: protein MPYINIRISKEHGGATTEQKRALISGVTDLVVDILGKKREATIVIIDEIHTDNCGLGGETITRLRHTPPEQLKD, encoded by the coding sequence ATGCCATATATTAACATTCGTATCTCTAAAGAGCATGGAGGAGCTACTACGGAGCAAAAACGCGCGCTTATTAGTGGAGTAACCGATCTGGTTGTTGACATCTTGGGCAAAAAAAGGGAGGCTACGATCGTAATTATTGATGAAATCCATACAGATAACTGCGGTTTAGGTGGAGAAACCATCACACGATTAAGGCACACGCCTCCTGAACAACTAAAGGATTAA
- a CDS encoding YdcH family protein: MFHEYRDEIKALKNKNPHFNKIFEEHNALDDEISTLETHNADDLKVSTLKKKKLHLKDEIFHMIQEYRAGLI; this comes from the coding sequence ATGTTCCACGAATATAGAGATGAAATCAAGGCATTGAAAAATAAAAATCCTCATTTTAATAAAATCTTTGAGGAACACAATGCTTTGGATGATGAGATCTCCACTTTAGAGACTCACAACGCAGATGATCTCAAAGTTTCCACTCTTAAAAAGAAGAAATTGCATCTTAAAGATGAGATTTTTCACATGATTCAAGAATATAGAGCGGGTTTGATTTAA
- a CDS encoding J domain-containing protein has translation MQIKTKIRREGVPSLAYDQGVATSDQFIEVCLEPVLYEQTTFYIKKHFKEHVKFKHTLILLEDQSLKKTYLLNRLFYAKYALHPFYDQLDAQLLLEKILAHAHLPVVFKESPHPHEHYASFFALVHKIEIQAIYLHSRVVFYYTHFIAREFLQSLFAPHILLETPFEDKSNKNDFLHETHAHLDALEPLMALQNSHFKHACIHFIYPTQALYLTRQEEIILKALRTLGLGVMHSKEEIKHRYLELAKLYHPDACTTNSSLYKQRFLEIVEAYGILKQL, from the coding sequence ATGCAAATTAAGACTAAAATCCGCAGAGAGGGTGTGCCTTCGCTTGCCTACGATCAAGGAGTGGCCACCTCAGATCAGTTCATAGAGGTCTGCCTTGAACCTGTCCTTTATGAGCAGACAACTTTTTATATCAAAAAGCATTTTAAGGAGCATGTCAAATTTAAACACACTCTCATTTTATTAGAAGACCAAAGCCTAAAAAAAACCTACTTGCTTAACCGCCTCTTTTACGCCAAATATGCGTTGCATCCCTTTTATGACCAATTGGACGCGCAACTGCTCCTAGAAAAGATTTTGGCCCATGCGCATCTTCCTGTGGTCTTTAAAGAAAGTCCGCACCCTCACGAACACTACGCCTCTTTTTTTGCTCTAGTGCATAAGATTGAGATTCAAGCGATTTATTTGCACTCAAGAGTGGTTTTCTACTACACACACTTTATAGCAAGAGAGTTTTTGCAAAGCCTTTTTGCGCCCCATATTCTGCTAGAAACTCCCTTTGAAGATAAGAGCAACAAAAATGACTTTTTGCATGAAACCCACGCTCACCTGGACGCGCTTGAACCTCTCATGGCTCTTCAGAACTCTCACTTTAAACACGCATGTATCCACTTCATTTACCCCACTCAGGCTCTTTACTTGACAAGACAAGAAGAAATCATTCTAAAAGCTTTGCGCACACTTGGATTAGGAGTGATGCACTCAAAAGAAGAAATCAAACACCGCTACCTAGAGCTGGCTAAACTCTACCATCCCGATGCCTGCACAACAAACTCAAGCCTCTACAAGCAACGCTTTTTAGAAATTGTAGAAGCTTACGGAATTTTAAAACAACTTTAA
- a CDS encoding MATE family efflux transporter — MAIDLHKDSIFKLFFYYFIPLAFSMISLSTYSMIDGMFVGNKLGKEAVAAIGVCWPIFPTLIAFELLFGLGAASIASYFLGKNQAKRARLVFSSIFYFVAVSITLISWSLVPFSDFIAKMLGSSDLLLPMVSIYLKVILMGAIFMVLHPLADVFVVNDKRPALAMIAMLIGSLTNVLFNYLLLYVFEVGIHGSAIATVTGHAVGFCVLMSHFLLKKGQLYFVRRFNWASIISSTKSGLPQSVSELSAAIVMLLFNWTIMKTVGERGVSMYAIIMYNGIIFWTTLLSIGQAIQPIASFSHGAGYLDRLQTAFVFGLKMSLCMGIGLYIVFYLFDHYLIRLYIDQERMVEDGSFVQDAKHAMNVYYLGHILLGINLFCAVFFQSIQRTKSSFLITVCETILFIVILLPILSHFYGLMGIWITYPLSQFLALIVAILVIRYEIKRGTLGSVSWFKNRLG, encoded by the coding sequence ATGGCTATCGATCTTCATAAAGACTCTATTTTTAAGCTCTTTTTTTATTATTTTATCCCCCTCGCCTTTTCAATGATTTCTCTCTCAACTTACTCCATGATTGATGGCATGTTTGTGGGGAATAAATTGGGAAAAGAGGCTGTTGCAGCTATTGGAGTGTGTTGGCCAATATTCCCTACCTTGATTGCCTTTGAGTTGCTTTTTGGGTTAGGGGCGGCCTCGATTGCTTCTTATTTTTTGGGAAAAAATCAGGCCAAACGCGCGCGTTTAGTATTTAGCTCCATCTTTTATTTTGTGGCTGTAAGCATCACTTTAATTAGCTGGAGTTTAGTGCCCTTTAGCGATTTTATTGCCAAAATGTTAGGCAGTAGCGATTTACTCTTGCCCATGGTGTCCATTTATCTTAAAGTGATTCTCATGGGGGCTATTTTTATGGTCCTACACCCTTTGGCTGATGTTTTTGTCGTCAATGACAAGCGGCCTGCACTGGCTATGATTGCCATGCTCATTGGTTCTTTAACCAATGTGCTTTTTAACTACCTCTTGCTCTATGTTTTTGAAGTGGGCATTCATGGCAGTGCTATCGCCACAGTTACCGGACATGCGGTGGGCTTTTGTGTTCTCATGTCTCATTTTTTACTCAAGAAGGGTCAACTTTACTTCGTGCGCCGTTTTAACTGGGCGAGCATTATTTCCTCTACCAAAAGCGGTTTGCCTCAAAGTGTTTCAGAACTCAGTGCTGCCATCGTGATGTTACTCTTTAACTGGACTATCATGAAAACCGTAGGAGAGAGGGGGGTTTCCATGTATGCGATCATTATGTACAATGGGATCATCTTTTGGACAACTTTACTCTCCATTGGTCAAGCCATTCAGCCCATTGCTAGTTTTAGTCATGGGGCGGGGTATTTAGATCGCCTGCAGACAGCTTTTGTTTTTGGCTTGAAAATGTCGCTTTGTATGGGGATTGGACTCTACATTGTTTTTTATTTATTCGACCACTATCTGATCAGATTATACATAGACCAAGAACGTATGGTAGAAGATGGCTCCTTTGTGCAAGACGCCAAGCACGCCATGAATGTTTATTATTTGGGACACATTCTCTTAGGAATCAATCTCTTCTGCGCGGTGTTTTTTCAATCCATCCAACGCACTAAAAGTTCCTTTTTAATCACTGTTTGTGAAACAATTCTTTTTATTGTGATTTTGCTCCCCATCCTCAGTCATTTTTATGGTTTGATGGGGATTTGGATCACTTACCCTCTTTCACAATTTTTGGCTTTAATAGTGGCAATATTAGTGATTCGCTATGAAATCAAGAGAGGAACTTTAGGTTCTGTAAGTTGGTTTAAGAATAGGCTAGGTTAG
- the rpsI gene encoding 30S ribosomal protein S9: protein MSKVYATGKRKSAIAKVWLTSGGGTLDINGMDLNAWLGGHESIKMKVMQPLVLTKQEGLVSIKAVVFGGGYSAQAEALRHGISKALNLYDVAFRAILKPKGLLTRDSRVVERKKYGKRKARRSPQFSKR from the coding sequence ATGAGTAAGGTTTACGCTACAGGGAAACGCAAAAGTGCCATCGCCAAAGTTTGGTTAACCTCTGGAGGTGGGACTTTGGACATTAATGGGATGGATCTTAATGCTTGGTTGGGCGGGCATGAGTCTATTAAGATGAAAGTGATGCAACCTTTGGTGCTCACCAAACAAGAAGGTTTGGTAAGTATAAAGGCAGTGGTTTTTGGGGGAGGCTATAGTGCCCAAGCAGAGGCTTTAAGGCATGGAATTTCTAAGGCTCTCAATCTTTATGATGTGGCTTTTAGGGCAATTTTAAAGCCTAAAGGATTACTCACCCGCGACTCTAGAGTTGTGGAGCGTAAAAAATATGGGAAACGCAAGGCGCGCCGCAGTCCTCAATTCTCCAAGCGCTAG
- the rplM gene encoding 50S ribosomal protein L13, giving the protein MKNTQIKRNWVVLDAKDQVFGRLITHAATLLRGKHRPYFTPNVDCGDFVVVINASKVKFSGMKLQNKEYFTHSGYFGSTKSKTLEEMLEKTPEKLFYLAVRGMLPKTKLGRAMIKKLKVYKDEKHPHTAQVSKKDA; this is encoded by the coding sequence ATGAAAAACACGCAGATTAAGCGCAATTGGGTGGTGCTCGATGCCAAAGATCAAGTTTTTGGCAGACTTATCACACACGCAGCCACCTTGCTTAGAGGCAAACACCGCCCTTATTTTACCCCCAATGTAGATTGTGGGGATTTTGTTGTAGTGATCAATGCGAGTAAGGTCAAATTTTCTGGCATGAAATTGCAAAATAAAGAGTATTTCACCCATTCGGGTTATTTTGGAAGTACTAAAAGCAAGACCTTAGAAGAAATGCTTGAGAAAACTCCCGAAAAGCTTTTTTATTTGGCTGTGCGGGGAATGTTGCCCAAAACTAAACTTGGGCGCGCCATGATTAAAAAATTGAAGGTTTACAAAGATGAAAAACACCCTCACACAGCTCAAGTTTCTAAGAAGGATGCCTAA
- a CDS encoding DNA polymerase — protein MPQGCPLKLHLVDTFSLLFKFYFHLKDLRTSSGTSTAWLSAFVRVVQQVYKLKADHLVFALESKDNRRKTLCPTYKSNRTSPPGLEEQLPIIFEWIEAMGLDSFSMPGYESDDVIASLCHVFPEAEVRILSVDKDFFQLVSPRVLLCDPSSNTLKGIEECLEKYGIYPHQFIEYQGLVGDSSDGYKGVEGVGPIYGTKLIQAFSTLENLYYALETTSITNPKLPAKIQHALLRDKEQAFLSRRLAKLESGLFNHPPTLKPFPQENPLLRIADALEHYEMFALLKQITPTYIPKTTPILPPQHTTPPTLEILNQLSTCALYLDLQSTTLGILGLEPVSSFMLLDLHDPQAPACVQRLYACKLVGYQIKELFLYFKQRYQLDLPTHYEDVALLAWLHNSSLEPQMSALGRLFSLESFSSKPHAPLNAAQMESNTRLIARAYTHYKDTLSPDLLQLARELEYPLLAILLEMQAQGFSLDLAYFQTLKQEFAQSLNTLQNQIHALAHTDINVNSTKQWAHFLYQDLGLQAKGVKKIKTGFSTDEASLKALQETYQGARVQGVEVATLLDALLGYRELFKLQSTYVEPLLTQNQHGKIHTIFYQHTTASSRLSSAHPNLQNIPIRTPLGKKIAHGFIPSAPDLLLLGADYSQIELRLLAHFSNDTHLIQAFLQNQDIHLNTALALFNDPHKRHAAKSINFALIYGMGPRRLADTLKISQQEAKDYIDRYFNAFPTIKDFLDQLKARILQEGKITTLLGHQRHFDFTNATPKLQAEYLREGINTLFQGSASDLVKLAMLKIHAHIAKYPRVKMLVQVHDEIILEVPKTQVSQIALEIKTIMEGIYPLKVPLECHTSYGANWGELKDS, from the coding sequence ATGCCTCAAGGATGCCCGCTGAAGCTCCATTTGGTTGATACCTTTAGCCTTCTTTTCAAGTTCTATTTTCATCTAAAGGATTTGCGCACTTCTAGCGGGACTAGCACGGCGTGGTTGAGCGCATTTGTGCGGGTGGTGCAACAGGTCTATAAACTCAAAGCCGATCATCTTGTCTTTGCCCTAGAGAGCAAGGATAACCGCCGTAAAACCCTTTGCCCCACTTATAAAAGCAACCGCACCTCGCCCCCCGGACTTGAGGAACAACTTCCTATTATCTTTGAGTGGATAGAGGCGATGGGACTTGATTCTTTTAGCATGCCCGGTTATGAGAGCGATGATGTGATCGCGAGTTTGTGCCATGTTTTCCCTGAGGCAGAGGTGCGTATTTTGAGCGTGGATAAGGACTTTTTCCAATTAGTAAGCCCGCGCGTGCTCCTATGCGACCCTAGTAGCAATACGCTTAAAGGCATAGAGGAATGCCTAGAAAAATACGGCATTTATCCGCACCAGTTTATAGAATATCAGGGCTTGGTGGGAGATAGTAGCGATGGCTATAAAGGTGTGGAGGGGGTGGGTCCCATTTATGGGACTAAACTCATCCAAGCTTTTAGCACTTTAGAGAATCTATACTATGCCCTAGAGACAACGAGTATTACAAATCCCAAACTCCCGGCTAAAATCCAGCATGCGCTCTTAAGAGATAAAGAACAAGCATTTTTAAGCCGCAGATTGGCTAAATTAGAAAGCGGTCTTTTTAACCACCCACCTACCCTAAAGCCTTTTCCTCAAGAAAACCCCTTATTGCGCATTGCAGATGCGCTTGAGCATTATGAAATGTTTGCGCTCTTGAAGCAAATCACGCCCACATATATCCCTAAAACCACCCCTATTTTGCCCCCACAGCACACCACTCCGCCCACTTTAGAAATTCTAAATCAACTATCTACATGCGCTCTCTATCTGGACTTGCAGAGCACAACACTAGGAATTTTAGGGTTAGAACCCGTTAGCTCTTTTATGCTCCTAGATTTACATGACCCACAAGCCCCTGCGTGTGTGCAAAGACTTTATGCATGCAAGTTGGTAGGTTACCAGATTAAAGAACTCTTTTTATATTTTAAACAACGCTACCAGCTTGACCTGCCCACGCATTATGAAGATGTCGCCCTGCTAGCATGGCTACACAATTCCAGTCTCGAACCTCAAATGAGCGCATTAGGAAGGCTATTTAGCTTGGAGAGCTTTAGCAGTAAGCCCCACGCGCCTTTAAATGCCGCGCAGATGGAGAGCAATACCCGCCTCATCGCTAGGGCTTACACGCACTACAAAGACACTCTAAGCCCCGATCTCCTGCAACTCGCCCGCGAATTGGAATACCCTTTACTAGCGATTTTGCTAGAGATGCAAGCGCAGGGCTTTAGCCTAGATTTGGCGTATTTTCAAACCTTAAAACAGGAGTTCGCACAGAGTTTAAACACTCTGCAAAATCAAATCCACGCCCTAGCCCATACAGACATCAATGTCAATTCCACCAAGCAATGGGCGCATTTTCTCTACCAAGATTTGGGCTTGCAGGCTAAGGGGGTTAAGAAAATTAAAACCGGGTTTTCCACCGATGAGGCCAGCCTAAAAGCCTTGCAAGAAACCTATCAAGGCGCGCGCGTGCAAGGTGTAGAGGTCGCTACGCTTTTAGACGCGCTTTTGGGCTATCGCGAACTCTTCAAGCTCCAATCTACTTATGTAGAGCCCTTGCTCACTCAAAACCAACATGGCAAAATCCACACCATTTTTTACCAGCACACTACTGCGAGCTCTAGGCTAAGTTCTGCCCACCCCAACCTGCAAAACATCCCCATACGCACGCCCTTAGGCAAAAAAATTGCCCATGGGTTCATCCCCAGCGCGCCCGATCTGCTCTTACTGGGCGCAGATTACTCCCAAATTGAGCTAAGACTCTTGGCGCACTTTAGCAATGACACGCACTTGATACAGGCATTCTTGCAAAATCAAGACATTCACCTCAACACCGCCCTAGCCCTTTTTAACGATCCACACAAACGCCATGCTGCCAAAAGCATTAATTTTGCGCTCATCTATGGCATGGGTCCTAGACGCTTGGCAGACACCCTTAAAATTAGCCAACAAGAGGCTAAAGACTATATCGATCGCTATTTTAACGCCTTTCCCACGATCAAAGACTTTTTAGACCAGCTCAAAGCGCGCATTCTCCAAGAGGGCAAAATCACCACTCTTTTAGGGCACCAACGCCATTTTGACTTTACAAACGCCACACCTAAACTCCAAGCCGAATACCTGCGCGAGGGGATCAACACCCTTTTTCAAGGCAGTGCTAGCGATCTGGTTAAACTAGCCATGCTTAAAATCCATGCGCACATTGCCAAATACCCACGCGTAAAAATGCTCGTGCAAGTCCATGATGAGATTATCTTAGAGGTTCCTAAAACTCAGGTATCCCAAATTGCCTTAGAAATTAAAACCATTATGGAGGGAATCTACCCGCTCAAAGTCCCCTTAGAATGCCATACAAGTTATGGTGCTAATTGGGGAGAGCTCAAGGATTCTTAA
- the thyX gene encoding FAD-dependent thymidylate synthase, protein MQVILKHATPLNCCYEAIRTCYQSFAYSDGGGRKDLELIDRVANKYRHNSTLEHLFYNFEIIDISRACLQELARHRMASFSVKSSRYTLSELKKQESFLPLNAQNLERAQKFLVFTGVEAVDHASVQALENLRLLIINHVKNDYAKFAMPESYKTSLAFSINARSLQNFLSLRTDTKALWEIRQLAFALYDALPQDHQYLFSACLKDAR, encoded by the coding sequence ATGCAAGTAATCCTCAAACACGCCACCCCTCTTAATTGTTGCTATGAGGCGATCCGCACCTGTTATCAGAGTTTTGCCTACAGCGATGGAGGCGGGCGCAAGGATTTAGAACTCATCGATCGCGTGGCGAATAAATACCGCCACAACTCTACCCTAGAACATCTCTTTTATAATTTTGAGATCATAGATATTAGTCGTGCGTGCTTGCAAGAACTCGCGCGCCACAGAATGGCAAGCTTTTCGGTCAAATCCAGCCGTTATACTTTAAGCGAACTCAAAAAGCAGGAGAGTTTTTTACCTTTGAATGCGCAAAATTTGGAACGCGCCCAAAAATTTCTTGTCTTTACAGGTGTCGAAGCAGTGGATCACGCCAGTGTGCAGGCTTTAGAAAATCTGCGCCTTCTCATTATCAACCATGTTAAAAATGACTATGCCAAGTTTGCCATGCCAGAGAGCTATAAAACCAGTTTGGCTTTTAGTATCAATGCGCGTAGTTTGCAAAATTTCCTCTCTTTGCGCACGGACACTAAAGCCCTTTGGGAAATTAGGCAACTCGCCTTTGCACTCTATGATGCCCTACCCCAAGATCACCAGTATTTATTTAGCGCATGCCTCAAGGATGCCCGCTGA